AATTTATTCTTATATAACATCCCTCGAACGTTTTCAAAGATTGCAATTTTAGGATCATATTTCTTTACAGCAGACAAAAATGCCGGAAAGCCGTCACGAATATCTTTCTTTCCCTTCTGATGCCCTATTACACTAAAAGGTTGGCAGGGAGGACCTCCAATAATAATATCAGTTTTTTCGGTAAAGTCTGAATCGACTGTAATGTAAGTTTCAAAACATTCCCCATCCAGATTCGTTGAATAAGTTTGACATGCTTGGTGATCCATCTCATATCCAACGGTCTCAAAACCACAGGCTTCGAAACCCAATGCAAGGCCTCCGCAACCTGCAAAAAGATCTAAAACAGGCCCGAATGAATTTTTGTTACCAGGAATTCTTAACTCCCTATCGAGATATTCAGCAAAGTCCATTTCACTAAACATACATTTAGATACGATTATTATGTCAAGTAAAAATTCGCTTCACATTTAAGTGAAAAATAATAGGCCTGAGTAAAATCTATAGATCAGTTTTAATTCGAATCATCGAAACGAAAATCAATAAGAATACACTGCTATAAAACGATTAAGGAGCATTTAGTAATTTATTTAGATCCTTAATTAAATTTTCCATAGTAAGTAAAGCTTCTTCAAATCCCACCAACTCTTTTGTATCAGATATGGTATATAGATATTGAGCGGGAGAAAAATGATCAAATTCAGAGACTTGTGCTGGAAGAGTTCTGAAATAACCTTCCGTTTCAGTTACGATTCGTCCATCCGCGTTTTGTAATTTCGTTTCATCAAATGCTAATTGATTAGTTAATCGGTAGGATAAATTAATTAATGAGATATAGAATTTATTACCTAAAACGTCCTCTATATCTGCTTCCTCTTTCTTGTGATTACCCAAATAATTAGTCGTCAATAACAAATGATCGGGCTTAAGTAACTTCCCAAGGTTATCAATTTTCTGCTTCTGACCTTTTTGAACATCAATGAGAGCGGCAATATGCAATAAGTTTGCTTGGAAAAGGGAGATATAGCCAGGAATCTTATCAATACCTCCTACAATACTAATGGTCCAGCGATAATCAAGACCTGCCTTTCCTCGAAGCTGAAGCTGCTGTGAAAACCGCTTTAAATAAAGAAAATCTGAAGAACCTTCAACAAGTATATTGTTTTTTCCAATAAATAAGCTTTGAGTCAATTCATAATCTAAAGCTTATTTTGTAAAGGAGAAATTGTATCTGGGTCTTTACTCAGAATCTTACTACTAACCTTTGTTCCTAAAAGTTGTTCTTCTTTTGTTTTTGAATCTGTGATTACAACATCTTCAACAGTTCGGGCAGATAATATATTGTCGGTATCTATCATGAAAGGAGAATGAGCTGTATAAACAACTTGATATTCAGGCTTTAATTGTTCATTAATATATCTTAACAAATCACCTTGCGCTCGAGCATGCAAAGTTAATCCAGGCTCATCCAAAAGTATAACTAACTTTCTCTTGTAAGTTTCCCTTAACTGGTAAAACCAAACTAAAAGGAAAAAAACCAAACAAACCCGCTACTTCTTTCATCGAAACTCGTATCGGCCCGATGCCGACGGTTGTTTATTCGAGTCCTAAATATGTATCCAGAATTAAATGGAGGCAGGTCCTCCGGCTTAGCAGAATCAAACTTTAGTTCGACATCAAGATGTTTATTTTGAGTCCAATACTTGAAGATCTGATCGCTTATTTGATTAGACAAAGCCTTCAATGAAGAGTTAAATTCTTCAAAAGTTTTGGCTCCACTAATTGCTTCGATAGTTGTCCCCGCCAAATTCAGTAGAGAGGTAAATATTTTATCATTTGAATTTAAGGCGTTTTGATCTTTTCTCTGGTTAAAGTCATTTAAGGATACATTTCCAGGCAATCTAGTATACTGATCAAAGTATAAGAATGTCGGAATACATTCATCGATAATTGTATGAATTCTATTTTCTACTTTTTCAGAAGAAT
The sequence above is a segment of the Leptospira stimsonii genome. Coding sequences within it:
- a CDS encoding ATP-binding protein, producing the protein MDEPGLTLHARAQGDLLRYINEQLKPEYQVVYTAHSPFMIDTDNILSARTVEDVVITDSKTKEEQLLGTKVSSKILSKDPDTISPLQNKL